GACATTTTACGTGAGAGGTTTCGGTTTCACAATCGCCATCATTCCGAAACTTAACGATTCGATGGGACTTCCAAAAAGTAGGTAATTCTAGGAAAAAAAGTTCATTCTCAGAAGCTCCTCCACCGTGAGTGTTGGCTTAGGTCAAGGCTCTAAATGTGTCCAGGGAATGATTGTAGTTCCCTTGCTAGATATGTCCGAAATGAAGGCCAGCAAGTTTGTCCCGAGTGCAGCCTTTTGGGGTTATCTCCCTAGCTAGAAGGGTCTCGGTGTCCAATATTCTACCATGTATGGCCTATGGGTGGCCATAATAAGAAGGATGTttagaaaaattattaaacaatCATCTCTTTCTTTTCAGAATGCGAGTAAGCGCAAGACGGGCTTCCAAAATGTGGCAAGACAGGATTGCAGATCCCTTAGACACAGCCGTATACTGGGTCGAAAGGGTCATTCGATGGGGTGATCAAGACCCGTTGCATTCTGCCGCACGGGACCTCACCTTCATAGAATACAACCTTATTGATGTAGCAGCTGTGATCTTACTAGCTATCGTATTTATGATTTTAGTTCTAAGGATAGTTGTGAACCAAATACTGAGACTTCTAAGTGCTAGTATGAGTAAAAAGGAGAAGTTGCACTAAGGaatgtaatgtaggtacctattagtgCAATTTGGCTCACTTTCAAATAGTTCTAACATTACCCAACCTCGGTTTAGGATTAGGTCTGTTTTCCTAGACGTTCTCAAAATAGATCTAAGTTTATCCAGGTTTTATGACCAAAAACTTTGATGCCAAACTATGACTTTAGATTCCGAGATTAAGCTAAGATTCTGATGCCAGTTTAAGGGGAGATCAACGGCTTCCTATTTTTGCAGTTTCATACATGGGATATAGGCAAACAGCTTCCCCAGTCTAAATACAAAGGTAATAGAAAGCCTagtaaataatactacgatctTACCTACTTAGGAAACCGTTACGAATAaattttttacattacaaaattGTCGCTCAGCTATTCCACTTGGCCATTAGAAATCGCTTAGATAGGTACTGAATAATATCTATGTTGTGTCACAACTTACATTGAGTTTTCCTCCTTGGTCTAGCTAGAGTCAATGAATCTAAGATTTCATTGCAAAATGCAATCGTGCAAAATTACTTTGAGGAAACTGCATCTTagagttaaaaaatatgtagcagtaGACGATTGTAAGCATGCAgcaaatgaaaattaaacaataaggTGGtccctaaaataaataatagtaggaATGAATCTTCACCAATTGTTTTGGCAATTTCCTTCAAAGGTTACTTACAATTTAACTACAAAAGTTACATACTGGGACATACCTTCATATTTACCCACCTAATGCTCTATCTATTACAAAACTTAATAAACAGATCAATAGATAACCCCATGATAAAACCATGGTTATCAAACTATGatttactgtacctacctaGATTAAAAGATTATTCAACCGAGGTGGATTTTAGGCAGACTgttaagttatttgtttatgtCCAAAAAATAGATGTTGTAATAACGTTCCAAGTAGTATGTGCTGTGACAATCGGCAGGGTTTAGAtagcttaatttaattataagacTAATTAATATTACTAACTATGATTGCTACTGAACACATTGTGATTTTAAAGAATATGACTTCTCATGATGTACCAAATTGACTAGCAAATAGGGGATCTAACAGGCAGCTGAGGCTAGAAGGATCATAAAACAAATCGCAACAGTGTCGCCATCTATCTTCTACAAACTTCTATGTCTATGGTATGCAATTTTTGCGCAGTGCGCCTCTCACATATTGTAAAAACTGAATCATGGATATATCGGCTGCCTGCAATAGCCCTACATaggaaaatgattaaaataactaatgtaTTTATGGATAAgatattcataataaaaaaaatgaaatttatgtgttgtttcttttttaataaaaaaaatctgtaacattTATTTCCAACAACAGAAATAGCCAGTATTATGAGTTACTTATGTTCAAAATGCCAGGTTTGTTACAATGGTAGGTATTATAAGCAAAAGCAAGGCTTTCCCCAAATAGGAACGGGGGTATTAAAACAACCACAGATGAAACTAAATATTTCATAGGTACCACGTCTAAACTATCACATTGAAAATAGTCAATGATTTAAACCTAGATTTAACACGGGTACTTCTGAAAAAACCGTTATATGAGGTgctaaaaatttaattaatcatttttttttagattaaataCCATAATTTACAAATACCCTGAGAATGGGCCctaatttcattgaaataatacaagaattaacataattaagtaagGGAAGATTTAACGCTTTAATGTTGAGCCTTCGATTaattttacaaactaaataGTTTCAGCAACCACAATAGGTAGTTGTtagcaaatacatattttatgaatggaAGTGTCGGCAAACTTAACGGCGACCTCAGAGCAGTAAAAGTACGTGCATGATACCTAAAATGCAGCGTCTGGCGCTACGTTTTGAGCTGCCATAAAGTTTGGAGAAAACCATTCCAGGCATAAGTAATAACCCAGCAGTGCCCAGCAGCCAAGGCCTGAAGGGGCTGCGGGAAAGttggaaagagttaccgcggccctggtacataaaaggcttacgacggtacacgacggtttttagtcagtaagagtctgacactccctcacatcatttgatgacttttgacgtcgttaaaaaaaagaaataggtaattaacattatttactttcGTATATTAAAAGCCAGTCCCTGCACGCTTTCCCTAAGCAGTTCATCACTTAACAACCCTTCCTGGCAGTCAggcaaaacaacacaaaattaaacaaagtcTATCTACAAATTAACCATCTGTGCCTGCACATACTAAAATAACCATCTCTGGTAGTTTGCTGAATTAAAAAGCAACATCTTAAAAGCATTCTGAGTATACCAACATACATATATTGCTGTACATTATAGTGTGAACAACCACAGTGTATGCAAATCTTCTATTCAGCTGTCTCAATTTGAAGCCTCTTTATTTTAATAGGCAGTATTTTAACCATTTCTTGGCATAAGGAGAATTCCTCATGCATCATAGCCGCTGCATCTTCACAGTTAGAGCAAATGTCGACCACAGCCTGATAGCTATCATAACTCTTTTGCACATTCCTTAACTGTGTCAGTTTATCAACTGCAACCTTCTTCATGCTACATCTACCAATGAAGGCGTAAGCACTAATCACAGGCCGTATTAATTCGAAAGTCAATTTCGCCGGCATCACGCCATTCTTGTCCTTAACAGAATCAATGAAGTGATCGAAATTTTCGATACTCTTTTCGCAAAGACTGTTGATTTTCTTCAACGCGTGTGGAGTCGGTTTTTCGTTTGATCTGTTGAGTTTTTCGAGTTTGATGTTTAGAATGTCTGAGTAGACCTCGCCAAGTTCATACCACAGTTGCCTGCAGTATTGAAGGTAGTATACTGGGTTGATTTCTTTTAATAAGTCTTCTAGCATGTCAATACGTCTTTTGTGCATTTTTGCACGCCTTTCGTCGTCTTCCTCAAAGAAAGCAAGGTAACTATATGACTGGGAGCTGTCTTGTACCAGTTCTATGTAATCTGAGGCTAGGGTATCAAGTTTATAGTACTCCTTAGCCTTATTCAGCCAAGTTTGACAGTTCAGAAATACTTCTCTGGCATCCTGGTAGGTCAGAAGAAACTTGTCCCCAATCTTGCTCTCATATTTTGACACATCTATATCTGTGAAGACTAACTTGGTAATGTCTCCTCCACAAATGTTTTCATTATCTTCCAATTTGAGATTCGACATATCTGTAAACATAAGAAATAGAGTTGATTAATAAGTACTTATAACAAAGTCAGACTTGAATACAATGAAATAACTGTTGTACTTTTATTCTTACCTGTTATAGACTCGGTTAAATGCTCAGTATCACTCATAAGCCTAGCTTTAGATGAAGTCATGAGTAAGATACAGTATTTGGCCCAACACCGGGCCACATCAGCTGACCTGTGCTTAAATGTTTCTATCTTTGCCAGAAATACTTCATCATTATTCTCAGCTGACCCCAGTTTCTCTTCATATTGTTCAAGAATTGTAGAAGCAGCTGCCAAATGGTGCCTCGACTGGAAAAATCCATTCTGCTCAGCAAAGAATTGTGACAATGTTGCTGAATTCAATGCCCAATCTATGGGCTCATAATCATTGTACTGTAACTGTCTGCGTAAAGTTACATGACAATAAATTGCTGATTTTAAATTCTCCTTCAAAGAACCATATACTTGAGCTAAGTAGTAAAGAGTTAATGTGTGTGCTTTCTCTAGTAACATCATATCTCCCAGAGGACTTTCTCCTGTAGGGCTTACAATCTGCTCTATGGGTAACGGCAACTGCAATGTGCATTTAAAATTCTCATACAACTCTTTAGCATGCAACAAATATGTCTTAGCCTTATCAGGGGCATCGCGATTAGACCACAGTATACCTAAATTGTTATAAACATTAATAAGAGTGATTATTATCTCTGGTTTAGAGGAGTTTGTAGAAAGCAGGTCCACAGCTTCTGTCAAAACTCTTTCACTTGATGTTAGCTCTTCAGTTTCCATGTCAATGACCCCAATATTCAGTAATACAGTTCCTAACATAGCATGGAGCTTTATGTCATCCAAACTAGTGGTACCACTGAGAAGTTTCTTCAAACTGTCGCACATACTAACAAGGATTCCTTTGGCTTTGTATTTAGACATGTAAGGCTCGTTTTCCGGGTCATTTTTGCTGTCCTCGTCCAGCAGTTTTCGGACTTTACcgtaattttcattaaaatcgttGAGAATCTCTTTCTCCGACATATCGGGGCTCTCAGTCATAATTTTTTAGGTTTTGACGAAGTAAAtcaatataacctatgttatgtataaattaTCCCGCAAAAGCTTATATCTTGTAGTTACTTATATAGAAGCAAAACAGATACACTCAACAATGATAGCTCCTTTTCAATTTCTTAGTCATCAATTTTTATAatgagtaaaattaaaattcaacttGGTCTTTATTTCGTTTTCGTAGAAACTTGACATTCGCAACAGTGACAAGACAAGTGTTGTCATCTGTCATATCAATTCAATTGtcatatgcaaaaaaaaaattgcattgttCATGGGCCTTTTACTATGTAGGTCATCTTGCATGAAGCATCATCATGATGCAAAAAGCATCAATCTCAAGACAAAACCCCAATATTAAAACCCATTCATTAGTCGGTACCGAAAACACAAATAGACTAAACTTCAATCATTTAATCTATCTATCATTTTGTCTGTCTATTTGTTACGAGTAATCTCCATAATGGCTGTACCAAATTCGTGGGAGTTTCACTTTTACTTAATGATTTCTATGTTATGCCTTACTCTTAAACTTCTGGTTTGTTAACTTTGAATAAGGATTAATCcgtttatttctttatatattttcaagGTTATACTTCCATTCCCACCTagctattgtaaaataaaatcccattagaaaataaaatgcctATGCATAAAGAGTAAAGGCGTTGGTtctttagatatttaattttttattaaggctagcatcaatatatttttgaacgaAACTCGTATAAACAACAAAACTACGACAAAGTAAAAAGTTAGCACAAATAAGTTAGATGTTTGTTGCAGTATTACTTTGCCTGCTTCTTGTTATCATAATAGGTCTTTCCTTATGAATCACATTTCATGCTAATCTTTGTAAAACCTCTTGAAATTCCTTCTGCCAATTCACATGACTGTATTGTAGATACCTGACCTACATCATGTTCATTTGTGAATTGGCGCGCAAAAGTTAGGTATTTCATTTTAGAAAATGTAGACAGATctacattatgtaggtacgcaCAAACCACGGAGTAAagagtcattttgttctccatggtacaaACCCAATGATCTCATCAATATACCTACAATTCAATAACGAAATAGTAACAAGTCTTGAGTAATTAAAAGGAAAAAGGTGTGTTAAAATAAAGTGACACACGTATTTGCACTGTTTATTCTTATTTCAATTACCACATAATTTTATACACCTCCCATCTTCCGATGAGTGCACAAACATTCATTTCATTCAGCATAATTCCCTTATTCACAAACACATAACATAATTTACagcattattatttacattgtactgttttaaaatgttaaaatacaaaaaaagggTCTTAGTCAGTCctttatataaaatagtgttacaaaaacaaaattggatTAGTTTCATGAATAAGGAAAAAATACACTTATATCtaataacaacataattaagtatgttaCAAACAGTGCTTGCTACGAATGGCTTCTGCCAATAATACATGGATTAGGAACCTGTTGGAGGTTCTGGATCCTCCATAGACAAGGCTCGTGGAGGTGGGGTGTGGGCGTTTAACTGGGAAAACACCTCTTTTTCACCCAACGCCAATGGGTCAGGCTGTGTTGCAGGAGAGGGACCAAACTCCATCATCGGAGAAGGTGACACTGGTCTAACCACCCCAGGTCCTGATGCCTCCTGCTCCTCCAAAAACCTGTCCATATAATCTGTGTGGCCCGGGTGTAttgtatacttttttttctCCAACCGAGCCTTGTTTGCAAATATATCATGCCGTTCTGTCTTTTTccaaatgtaataaaactgtACCAGTTCACCAACAGACCGAGTCCTTACTTTGTACTGTCTGATTAAATGGAAGTCCTTGCCATGGGCTTTTAGCCCATTTTCAAAGTTGCGACATTCTTCTTCTGACCACAGACTTGCATGTGCAGGAGTTTGGGCAGATATGCGCCGCCGCCTCAAGGCCTCCTCCACATTATGTCCACACTGTTGAAGCAGGTACAGAGCTTCTTCGTCATCTCGCAACTGTCTCCCTCGAGGAACAGCATCTATTCCTGTTGCCGAGTTCATAGCGCATATTTTCTTCATATATTCCTCTGTTACCTTTTCTTCTAACATAGTTGGGTTCCACAACAACTTGTCCTCATTTTCATATGGTAATGCATCATCATAGCTACATAAACCTTCAGGGATAGCAGCTTGGTAGTCACTACCAACCATAATAGTCTTTTTCCAGTCATCCTCATCGGGACTATAGTCATAGTCATCTTCTTCTTCTGAAGGCGGTCTGGACCCTGACCTAAGGCATCTCGTGGCTTCTGGACTAGTAGTCTCACTGTATAACTGCTGTAATGCTGATTCTGTCTTCTCAATCTCCTCGGGCACCACCTCCGGGGCCTGCTCAGGTATGGGCTTGTCCATGCTTCTGTCGTATCCGTATAGTGCTAGAAGTTCCTCCAAGGGCATATCCCCCTCTCGCTGAAGGCTATTGAGTTCTGCTTTGGGATCCTGTTGCTCTCCCGCCGCTAATGCTTCTTCTTCGTCTAGTGTTCTCTCGTCGTCAAAATCATTTACCATCATTTCAACAGAGGGCTCGAATAGAGACTTGTCGTTCCCCACGTCCATACTCGCATCGTGTTCGCTTACATTGGACACCAGCGCGCAATCTGACATGACTACCACGGTACCACACTATGGATGTTGTATCACCAAAACATGATAAGTATTcagtgtttttataattaatttacgtaacttaacatttaaataaatagaaaacattacaattatGACATATTATgcgatttttaataaattatacgaagaacaaaacaaaaatattttgacacgaCAACCATAGGTCctgtcaattatttttttaattatgacttTGACGTCAAAGCGTAGACCATAGGCATTATAAACCTAAGCATCAGTTATTAAATCTTCCatcatttcattaataaatatatcttacacCTCGTATGTCCGAAATTGAATGTACACacgatcaatattaaaattaaaagcatatTTTAAAACTCGTAAGCAAATGCAATAGAGAAAGGAGTGACAAGGCCGAATGGCATCAATTTTCTTTCATATGTGTGAGTGAGTCACGTCAACTAACCAATGTCAAATGCACTACTGTCAAACAAATGTCTGTCAAGTGAATGCGTTTCCTATCCTCCAAAgaattgttatttgtattaaaaatcaaattaaaatggtGTTTGGTAGTTTGTcgttgataataaaataaattgtggtTCCTCCGCCTCAAACAATCACAATGTTGCGGaacctattcatattttttgtggcAATCGTCAAAGTAACGCACAGTTTTTCGGACATCGGAAAATGGGATTTACCGCTGAACGGGGTGAGATTTAATTTTTCCCACTATGATAGTTCACTAAATTACACAGTGTTAATAGTATAATTACATCGTTTGTAGGCACAAATTTATTATGCTCATTTACAAACGTTTGATAAGCTAGTAATGAAACCACTTGTGTATATTTTTCTGACTCATTCCTTCATGCTCGAGTATATAAATAGCTATAAAGATAGGTAAATACAGTAAAAATTAGCATGTTAAATCATTTTACCTGTTTTAAAACCTCAAAAGAAGTATACATTCATACAATTGATTGATAGGAATGAAAACAggaaaagtattaaaaaaatgtttttttcctcTAGATATGAACAACAATAGTTCTTTATATATGTTCTACTTTCCTATATTTATCTTTTCAATAGTAAAACTATAGATACTGCTATtatatacattaatttaatgtttattaaaaaaagattcatgAACTAAATCCTCACAAGCCATAGAGTTACTGCTTCaaagttctatttttaaatttgataTCAAAAAGAAGGTCTGCAAACCctgtttatgatttttttattaattttaatttcaggaCAGTTGTGTGTTTACACTAGCTAAGTCACTATTTAAGGATTCTCAGCTCATTATAATGTGTAAGTACTATATtctattagttaaaataattcttctttatCTGCTTTATTTTCACCATGTTTGTATTAGTTTTACACCATTTGTAGCCAATCACGAACATTAGTTCTTAATTTGAATCTTATTAGATTACCTCACCaactgtaaaaaaaagtttatcaaaCAATAGAGGTCAACAGATCTACAAAACTTTTTGCTATCATCATCaatagcttatttttttattggtccGTTGGTGAACCATggacatattactaaatatgcAATTTATTAAAAGGAGATCTACTGATTCCTGTTACAAGCAGGATGTATGCACTACTCCCATTGGTTAAATTAGGATGTTCCTGTAGAAAAAAACATTGAGTTTGAAGTCTCAATTACCACATGTTTGTAATTGCAATAAgatttcagtaataaaacttCTTCAGACTGTGTAAttcg
This genomic window from Helicoverpa armigera isolate CAAS_96S chromosome 13, ASM3070526v1, whole genome shotgun sequence contains:
- the LOC110373341 gene encoding KIF-binding protein — encoded protein: MTESPDMSEKEILNDFNENYGKVRKLLDEDSKNDPENEPYMSKYKAKGILVSMCDSLKKLLSGTTSLDDIKLHAMLGTVLLNIGVIDMETEELTSSERVLTEAVDLLSTNSSKPEIIITLINVYNNLGILWSNRDAPDKAKTYLLHAKELYENFKCTLQLPLPIEQIVSPTGESPLGDMMLLEKAHTLTLYYLAQVYGSLKENLKSAIYCHVTLRRQLQYNDYEPIDWALNSATLSQFFAEQNGFFQSRHHLAAASTILEQYEEKLGSAENNDEVFLAKIETFKHRSADVARCWAKYCILLMTSSKARLMSDTEHLTESITDMSNLKLEDNENICGGDITKLVFTDIDVSKYESKIGDKFLLTYQDAREVFLNCQTWLNKAKEYYKLDTLASDYIELVQDSSQSYSYLAFFEEDDERRAKMHKRRIDMLEDLLKEINPVYYLQYCRQLWYELGEVYSDILNIKLEKLNRSNEKPTPHALKKINSLCEKSIENFDHFIDSVKDKNGVMPAKLTFELIRPVISAYAFIGRCSMKKVAVDKLTQLRNVQKSYDSYQAVVDICSNCEDAAAMMHEEFSLCQEMVKILPIKIKRLQIETAE
- the LOC110373333 gene encoding mesoderm induction early response protein 1 is translated as MSDCALVSNVSEHDASMDVGNDKSLFEPSVEMMVNDFDDERTLDEEEALAAGEQQDPKAELNSLQREGDMPLEELLALYGYDRSMDKPIPEQAPEVVPEEIEKTESALQQLYSETTSPEATRCLRSGSRPPSEEEDDYDYSPDEDDWKKTIMVGSDYQAAIPEGLCSYDDALPYENEDKLLWNPTMLEEKVTEEYMKKICAMNSATGIDAVPRGRQLRDDEEALYLLQQCGHNVEEALRRRRISAQTPAHASLWSEEECRNFENGLKAHGKDFHLIRQYKVRTRSVGELVQFYYIWKKTERHDIFANKARLEKKKYTIHPGHTDYMDRFLEEQEASGPGVVRPVSPSPMMEFGPSPATQPDPLALGEKEVFSQLNAHTPPPRALSMEDPEPPTGS